Proteins from a genomic interval of Chanodichthys erythropterus isolate Z2021 chromosome 8, ASM2448905v1, whole genome shotgun sequence:
- the LOC137025331 gene encoding putative nuclease HARBI1 — MGDLEWIFCHYSHAFLFERYYFSLQSIRYIHNLIHPYIRNTSHRGRALTSEQMLCVALRFFANGSFLYNIEDAEHISKATVCRTVRKVCLALKRFLRIFVVFPGHKPLRAIKEEFHRIAGFPNVVGCTDDTHVPIIAPSENEADYVNRKSFHSINVQIICDAAHIITNVEAKWPGSVHDSRIYRESTLSNRLECGEIDGFLLGDRGYPCQPKLMTPYPEPEPGPQQRFNVAHCRTRAQVEMTIGLLKARFQCLRHLRVTPERACDIILACVVLHNIAIIRGEQHPALQIQDPEEDPVNPADFQDGRVV; from the exons ATATATTCATAATCTCATCCATCCTTACATCAGAAACACCAGCCATCGTGGCCGTGCTCTTACGTCCGAGCAGATGCTTTGTGTTGCTTTGCGTTTCTTTGCAAACGGCAGTTTTCTTTATAACATCGAGGATGCAGAGCACATTAGTAAGGCCACTGTGTGCAGAACAGTAAGAAAAGTGTGCCTCGCTCTCAAGCGCTTTCTGCGAATTTTTGTGGTGTTTCCTGGGCACAAACCCCTGAGAGCCATCAAAGAGGAGTTTCACAGGATTGCAG GATTTCCAAATGTGGTTGGATGCACTGATGACACACATGTCCCCATCATTGCACCTTCTGAAAATGAAGCTGACTATGTCAACAGGAAGTCCTTCCACAGTATTAATGTGCAG ATCATATGTGATGCTGCACATATCATCACAAATGTGGAGGCCAAGTGGCCCGGCTCTGTTCATGACTCACGAATATATCGTGAGTCCACCCTGAGCAACAGGCTGGAATGTG GAGAGATCGATGGCTTTCTGCTGGGAGATAGGGGTTACCCATGCCAACCAAAACTAATGACCCCTTACCCAGAACCTGAACCAGGCCCCCAGCAACGCTTCAATGTGGCACACTGCAGGACAAGAGCCCAGGTGGAGATGACCATAGGCCTGTTGAAAGCACGCTTTCAGTGCCTACGTCACCTCAGGGTAACCCCTGAGAGGGCCTGCGACATTATTTTGGCATGTGTTGTTCTCCATAATATTGCCATAATTAGAGGGGAGCAACACCCTGCCCTACAAATACAAGACCCTGAGGAAGACCCCGTCAACCCTGCAGATTTCCAGGATGGAAGGGTAGTTTGA